The Candida dubliniensis CD36 chromosome 5, complete sequence genome has a window encoding:
- a CDS encoding Golgi transport protein, putative (Similar to S. cerevisiae GOT1;~In S. cerevisiae: evolutionarily conserved non-essential protein present in early Golgi cisternae that may be involved in ER-Golgi transport at a step after vesicle tethering to Golgi membranes;~Traffic through the yeast Golgi complex depends on a member of the syntaxin family of SNARE proteins, Sed5, present in early Golgi cisternae. Got1 is thought to facilitate Sed5-dependent fusion events (Pfam: PF04178);~spliced gene) yields the protein MIWLSERQKFGVSFTAGGIFFFIFGIMTFFDSSLLALGNLLFIIGITLIIGPQRTITFFSRPTKLRGTICFILGILLILIKRAFIGFILESFGILGLFGDFFGTIIQFLRSIPYIGDVLSHPLIAPTIDRLAGISNTLPV from the exons aTGATTTGGTTATCAGAAAGACAAA AATTTGGTGTGAGTTTTACTGCTGGGgggattttctttttcatatttggaataatgacattttttgattcatcattattagcACTTggtaatttattatttataattggtATAACATTAATTATTGGACCACAACGTACAATTACATTTTTCAGTCGTCCAACAAAATTACGAGgaacaatttgttttatattagggatattattaatattaataaaacgagcatttattggatttattTTAGAAAGTTTTGGTATATTAGGATTATTTGGGGATTTCTTTGGTacaattattcaatttttaagATCAATTCCTTATATTGGTGATGTTTTAAGTCATCCATTGATTGCCCCTACAATTGATAGACTAGCAGGAATAAGTAATACTTTACCAGTTTAA
- a CDS encoding uncharacterized protein ygr268c homologue, putative (Similar to S. cerevisiae HUA1;~In S. cerevisiae: computational analysis of large-scale protein-protein interaction data suggests a possible role in actin patch assembly), translated as MTNNNDFDLPPSYDEAVNSSSSSNSNSTRPNQSSSQPPAPPARPQTNRPQPPPPSSSSSSNANLYTNNLNLPFTYKRGYYCSKCKNSGYKKNGDICHKCWDTLYLNQNAYNPNQTNLPFTYPKRYYCCKCRNTGYKLKNGKTCQNCWESFGPRNSYSFVNTNYQPSYFGGTTFIPSTMGPPIPNAKRVAPGSPELGGILCGNCRGQGMVHFLFDTDLCPVCGGLGRVFTGPPRPPPPHPPPPPPPMPQTPYMPQYQPQYMNYGPKR; from the coding sequence AtgactaataataatgattttgatttgccTCCGTCCTATGATGAGGCTGTAAATAGCAGTAGCAGtagcaacagcaacagcacCAGACCTAATCAGTCATCATCACAACCACCTGCTCCACCAGCAAGACCTCAAACCAACCGACCACAACCTCCACCtccatcttcttcttcttcttcaaatgCTAACTTATATACCAACAATTTGAACTTACCATTTACGTATAAACGAGGATATTATTGTTCTAAATGTAAAAACTCCGggtataaaaaaaatggtgATATTTGTCATAAATGTTGGGATACactttatttaaatcagAATGCTTATAATCCTAATCAAACTAATTTACCATTTACTTATCCCAAAcgatattattgttgtaaatGTCGAAATACTGgatataaattgaaaaatggtaAAACATGTCAAAATTGTTGGGAATCATTTGGACCAAGAAATAGTTATTCATTTGTTAATACTAATTATCAACCATCTTATTTTGGTGGTACCACTTTTATTCCTCTGACTATGGGTCCTCCTATCCCCAATGCTAAACGTGTTGCCCCTGGATCACCAGAATTAGGCGGAATACTATGTGGTAATTGTCGAGGACAAGGTATGgttcattttttgtttgatacGGATTTATGTCCTGTATGTGGAGGATTAGGAAGAGTATTTACTGGTCCACCACGTCCTCCACCACCTcatccaccaccaccaccaccaccaatgcCTCAAACTCCTTATATGCCACAATATCAACCTCAATATATGAATTATGGTCcaaaaagataa
- a CDS encoding delta-1-pyrroline-5-carboxylate dehydrogenase, mitochondrial precursor, putative (Similar to S. cerevisiae PUT2;~In S. cerevisiae: nuclear-encoded mitochondrial protein involved in utilization of proline as sole nitrogen source; deficiency of the human homolog causes HPII, an autosomal recessive inborn error of metabolism): MLRSTTRNTLRLATKYVKISPNVVRHTLPKVSGVRFASQLAHVKTPPNLQNEPVKNFGFKDTKDWDLLRASLTKFTDEGVLKVPLVVGGKKIYRDETKTQVNPAKHSQVLADVSQATPEDIIAAIDAAKAAKAKWAETSWTDRAAIFLKAADLISTKYRYDMLAATMLGQGKNVYQAEIDCVAELIDFFKFNVKYAEEMYQQQPIQTSPGVWNRAEYRPLEGFVYAVTPFNFTAIAANLVGAPALMGNTVVWKPSATAALSNYLLLTILEEAGLPAGVINFIPGDPVEVTDIVLNDKEFSALHFTGSTDVFKKLYSKISENVSSDKYRDFPRIVGETGGKNFHLIHPSASINHSVLSTLRGAFEYQGQKCSATSRLYVAESLWPEFKDQLIGAMSQITIGNSSESENLNTFMGPVIHEQSFQKLSNAIEQAKSDPELEIIAGGSYDNTNGFYVQPTLIKTTNPNHEFLTKEFFGPILTTYVYPDDEFENIIKSIDSITKYGLTGSIFARNRDAIRIAEENLRYAAGNFYINDKSTGAVVGQQWFGGARASGTNDKAGSGNILSRFVSIRNIKENFYELTDFKYPSNYQ, from the coding sequence ATGTTAAGATCAACAACTCGTAACACATTACGTTTGGCCACTAAATACGTTAAAATTTCACCAAATGTTGTTCGTCACACTTTACCAAAAGTGTCTGGTGTGAGATTTGCATCTCAATTGGCTCATGTTAAAACACCACCGAACTTACAAAATGAACCAGTTAAAAATTTCGGTTTTAAAGATACTAAAGATTGGGATTTATTAAGAGCATCCCTTACTAAATTTACTGATGAAGGTGTTTTGAAAGTCCCATTAGTTGTTGGCGGTAAGAAGATTTATCGTGATGAAACTAAAACCCAAGTAAACCCAGCTAAACATTCTCAAGTATTAGCTGATGTTTCACAAGCTACTCCTGAAGATATTATTGCTGCTATTGATGCTGCTAAAGCTGCTAAAGCTAAATGGGCAGAAACTTCATGGACTGATAGAGCagctatttttttaaaagcTGCCGATTTGATTTCTACAAAATATAGATATGATATGTTGGCCGCTACAATGTTGGGACAAGGTAAAAATGTTTATCAAGCAGAAATTGATTGTGTTGctgaattaattgattttttcaaatttaatgTCAAATATGCTGAAGAAAtgtatcaacaacaaccaattcAAACTTCTCCTGGTGTTTGGAACCGTGCTGAATATAGACCATTAGAAGGGTTTGTTTATGCTGTTACTCCATTTAATTTCACTGCCATTGCTGCCAATTTGGTAGGAGCTCCTGCTTTAATGGGTAACACTGTTGTTTGGAAACCATCAGCTACAGCTGCATTATCTAActacttgttgttgacaATTTTAGAAGAAGCTGGTTTACCAGCTGGTGTTATTAACTTTATTCCTGGTGACCCTGTTGAAGTTActgatattgttttaaatgataaagaatttTCTGCGTTACATTTCACTGGTTCAACCgatgttttcaaaaaattgtattCTAAAATTAGTGAAAATGTTTCTTCAGATAAATATCGTGATTTCCCAAGAATTGTTGGAGAAACTGGAGGTAAGAATTTCCATTTGATTCATCCAAGTGCTTCAATTAATCATTCTGTTTTATCTACATTAAGAGGAGCATTTGAATATCAAGGTCAAAAATGTTCTGCCACTTCAAGATTATACGTTGCTGAATCTTTATGGCCAGAATTCAaagatcaattaattggtGCCATGTCACAAATCACTATTGGTAATAGTTCCGAATcagaaaatttgaatacaTTTATGGGACCAGTGATTCATGAACAAAGTTTCCAAAAATTATCTAATGCCATTGAACAAGCTAAATCAGATCCAGAATTAGAAATTATTGCTGGTGGTTCTTATGATAATACCAATGGATTTTATGTCCAACCAACATTAATCAAAACTACTAATCCAAACCATGAATTTTTGACTAAAGAATTTTTCGGTCCAATTTTAACTACCTATGTTTATCcagatgatgaatttgaaaacattaTCAAAAGTATTGATAGTATCACTAAATATGGTTTGACAGGTTCAATTTTTGCTAGAAATCGTGATGCTATTAGAATTGCTGAAGAAAACTTGAGATATGCTGCTGGtaatttttatattaatgataaatccACTGGTGCTGTTGTTGGGCAACAATGGTTTGGTGGTGCTAGAGCTTCTGGTACTAATGATAAAGCTGGTAGTGGTAATATTTTATCTCGATTTGTTTCCATTAGaaatattaaagaaaatttttatgAATTGACTGATTTCAAATACCCATccaattatcaataa
- a CDS encoding subunit of the dynactin complex, putative (Similar to S. cerevisiae JNM1;~In S. cerevisiae: required for proper nuclear migration and spindle partitioning during mitotic anaphase B), protein MNKYSDLPDIDNEGQEVFESSDVESEIELPIETTNDPDVEVSSINVDQSKELFARNEIVDTTGFDFSGNLSRLNGYSVTQVEETTEEKLSRISRELEEIKLQDHHTVSQQPDQLLTILSELKSENTIIKPLRSEQLKIDSLFKHIESDTPVASKSFDRLIDLENRLSKLESVVGTEDTTTSVQLTINDLSRKISIVENPEYDFDKIRNEVGKLTKELEELDLKRKVLDLDDDSTKTITKQDKIDELYEKLPNINKYNQVAPMLLTRLKTLNSIHQEMKNNIDLSNGIDQILNDVQLDLKNWDQTITKLNERINDYEDNFEKNSKTVQERISDLILKVDSLSTD, encoded by the coding sequence ATGAACAAGTACAGTGATTTACCAGATATTGACAATGAAGGCCAAGAAGTTTTTGAATCTTCAGATGTGGAAAGTGAGATAGAACTACCGATTGAAACTACAAATGATCCTGATGTAGAGGTCAGTTCCATTAATGTCGATCAATCGAAAGAACTTTTTGCTCGAAACGAGATTGTTGATACAACAGGTTTTGATTTTCTGGGAAACCTTTCAAGATTGAATGGATATAGTGTAACCCAAGTTGAAGAAACCACTGAGGAGAAACTTTCTAGAATATCAAGAGAATtggaagaaattaaattacaGGACCATCATACGGTCTCACAACAACCTGATCAATTATTGACAATACTATCAGAATTAAAATCGGAAAATACAATCATAAAACCTTTACGATCTGAACAGTTGAAGATAGATAGTTTATTTAAACACATTGAATCTGATACCCCAGTTGCATCTAAAAGTTTTGATCGTTTAATAGATTTGGAAAACAGGTTAAGTAAACTTGAATCAGTCGTGGGGACAGAAGATACAACCACTTCTGTCCAACTAACTATAAATGATCTTTCACGGAAAATCTCAATCGTTGAGAACCCAGAATATGATTTTGACAAAATTAGAAATGAAGTGGGAAAGCTTACTaaagaattagaagaattagatttgaaaagaaaagtgtTAGATTTAGATGATGACAGTACAAAAACAATCACCAAACAAGATAAGATTGATGAATTGTATGAAAAATTAcccaatatcaataaatacAATCAAGTTGCACCCATGCTATTAACTAGattgaaaactttaaatAGCATACATCAAGAAATGAagaataatattgatttgtcTAATGGTATAGACCAAATATTGAATGATGTACAattagatttgaaaaattgggatcaaacaataactaaattaaatgaacGTATCAATGATTATGAAgacaattttgaaaaaaattcaaaaactgtacaagaaagaattagtgatttaatattaaaagtAGATAGTTTATCCACTGACTAA
- a CDS encoding uncharacterized GTP-binding protein, putative (Similar to S. cerevisiae RBG2), with protein sequence MGILEKIAQIQEELSRTQKNKATEYHIGLLKGKLARYRRELLEPQPGQGSSGGGQGFEVAKAGDARVSLIGFPSVGKSSFLSKVTNTKSEAANYEFTTLTSVGGILEYNGAEVQIVDLPGIIKAASQGKGRGRQVIAVSRTSDLILMVLDATKGGDQREILENELESMGIRLNKERPNISIKVKKTGGVKMNSITPPKYLDEKIVTALLKDYKIHNADVLIRDENVTIDDFIDVINDQHISYIKCLYVYNKIDAVSLEECDRLAREPNTVVMSCELDLGIEDLKEEIWRQLDLLRLYTKRRGVQPKFDDPMVVRNNSTILEVCDSIHRDMKNQFKYALVWGSSAKHSPQKCGLTHPVHDEDVVQIVTK encoded by the coding sequence ATGGGTAtacttgaaaaaattgcTCAAATTCAAGAAGAGTTATCTAGAACTCAGAAAAACAAGGCCACAGAATATCATATTGGTCTTTTAAAGGGGAAACTTGCTCGTTATCGTCGAGAATTATTGGAACCACAACCGGGTCAAGGATCTTCAGGTGGTGGTCAAGGATTTGAAGTGGCAAAGGCAGGAGACGCTAGAGTTTCTTTAATTGGGTTCCCATCTGTTGGGAAATCCTCATTTTTATCCAAAGTAACAAACACAAAATCAGAAGCAGCCAACTATGAATTCACAACTTTAACTTCAGTTGGTGGTATTTTGGAATATAATGGTGCCGAAGTgcaaattgttgatttaccCGGGATCATTAAGGCTGCCTCTCAAGGTAAAGGTAGAGGTAGACAAGTTATTGCTGTATCGAGAACTTcagatttaattttaatggTTTTGGATGCTACAAAAGGTGGTGATCAACGTGAAATAttagaaaatgaattagaatCAATGGGTATTAGattaaataaagaaagaCCAAATATTTCCATCAAAGTGAAGAAAACAGGAGGGGTTAAAATGAATTCAATTacaccaccaaaatatttggaTGAGAAAATTGTCACTGcattattaaaagattATAAAATACACAATGCTGATGTATTAATAAGAGATGAAAATGTCACCATTGATGACTTTATTGATGTTATTAATGATCAACATATATCATACATCAAATGTTTGTATGTTTATAACAAAATAGATGCTGTTTCATTGGAAGAATGTGATAGACTTGCCAGAGAGCCAAATACAGTGGTGATGTCGTGTGAGTTGGATTTGGGtattgaagatttgaaagaagaaatatgGCGTCAATTAGACTTGTTGAGATTGTATACTAAAAGAAGAGGGGTCCAGccaaaatttgatgatcCAATGGTGGTACGAAACAATAGTACTATATTAGAAGTATGTGATTCCATCCATAGAGatatgaaaaatcaattcaagtACGCATTGGTATGGGGTTCAAGTGCTAAGCATTCTCCACAGAAATGTGGGTTGACACATCCAGTTCatgatgaagatgttgTCCAAATTGTCACCAAGTGA